In the genome of Acidiferrobacteraceae bacterium, the window TGGCCGTTGCCTCCGGAACGGCAATGGCCGGCAACAAGCTCGACGATGGCGTGACCGCCATGCTTCGCGGCGACAACGCCACTGCGCTCAAGGTGTTCCGCCCGCTGGCCACCGGCGGAAATGCGGAGGCCCAGTACTACATGGGCTATATGTACCAGTCCGGAATCGGCGTGCCAGTGGACAAGACCAAGGCCCTGCAATGGTACAACCGCGCGGCAGCCCAGGGCCATACCGGTGCCTCGGTCCAGGCGCAGGTTCTGGCCCACTCGCACAGCGCGGCCCGGTAAACGATTTGCTCTCCCAAGCCAGCGACCCCGATCTCAGGGATGGGATCGGGGTCTTTCCTGTTTTCCTCCCCTGATTCCCGGCGAATCGGATTTGCCACTCGGCGCCGGAAACAAGTACCCTTCCTCGGAACGGGCTATATCCTCTGCTATAAGAATAAAGCAAGGCCCGAAGCGTGCCAGACCCGGCAGAGACCGGAAACATCTTGGATGGACACCGAAATGCTTGAACAAATCGGTAAGGTACCGTTGTTTGCCACCCTGTCCGACGAGGAGCTCGGTCGGCTTGCCGATATGGCGACGCGCAAGACCCTGGGAAAGAACTCCGTCGTTGTACGGGAAGGAGACAACACCGACTCCCTGTACATCGTCCTTTCGGGCAAGGTAAAGATCTACCTGAACGACAAGCAGGGCCGGGAAGTTGTCCTGGGCATGGCCGACGCCGGCGAATACTTCGGCGAAATGGTGCTGGACGGAGGCCCGCGCTCGGCATCGGTGATGACCCTGGAACCGTCCGAATTCGCCGTGCTGCGAAAGGCCGACCTGGAAAGCTATCTGCGAAATAATCCCGAAGTAGCCCTGGCCATCATTCGCGAACTGATCGGCCGGGTGCGCAGCCTCACCGAAAACGTGCGCAGCCTTGCCCTGCTCGACGTCTACGGACGTTTCCGCAAGCTGCTGCTTGATCTCGCCGTGGAGGTCAACGGACACAAGACCATCAAGGAACCCCTCACCCAGCAGGAGATCGCCAATCGCATTGGTGCCTCGCGGGAAATGATCAGCCGCATCCTGCGCGAACTGAATATCGGTGGCTACATCAGCATCGAGCGGAAACGCATCACCCTCTTGCGGGATCTCCCGACTGGCTGGTAGCCGTCGGTAACTTCGGGCTCACGGGCACGAACAAGGAAACAAAGCGCCGGCCATCACCCTGCCGTTAACGTTCTTCGCAGGACATCCCCATCAAGTCCAGGCCCTCGGCCAGATAGTCCGCCACCATGGGGGTGGCAATCACGTATTGCGCGGTTCGTCGTGTCCACGCATCACCAGCGGCCTCAACCGCGTTGTCCCAGTCGCCGACCTCGAAGTCACCTCGCCCTACCCACATCAGCGCCACGAGCTGCACTTGCTGGTCCGGCTCCAGATCGTTGATGACGCTCACGAGTTCCTGGTACGTCAGATCGTCCTCATGATCCGCCAGGACCTGAATCGCCCAGTCTTCCGTGGGACTCGACGGTGGCTCCGGGATCGAGACCCCTTCTTTCACGTGGAACTCGTGCGCCTTGTCGATGATGTAGCAAATGGTCTCGGGGTTCAGGTCCATCATGGCGGTTCGCCTCGGGAGTTGTGACTTCGCCTCGACGGTATAGCGAAATCCGGCGTGGCGGCTTGATATGGGTCAAGGACCCGTTTCTTGCGCGTCGGTGTACGACAGACACCGGAACCGTGCGCGAAGATTGCGTTTTACGCTGGGCCTTTCCCGTCGCTAGAATGCGCGCCATGGATCTGATCGACACCCACTGCCATATCGATGTCGAAGAGTTCGACCCGGACCGGGATTCGGTGCTCGCCGCGGCTCGCGCAGCCGGGGTGAACCGGATGGTGGTTCCCGCGGTAGAACAATCGACCTGGGACGGGCTGCTGGATCTGTGTCAGCGGGAACCCGGCCTGTACCCAACCCTGGGTCTGCACCCGGTGTACCTCGACCATCATACGGCGCGAGACCTGGAAACACTGCGCGAGAAAGTGCGCACGACTCCCATCGTCGCCGTGGGCGAGATCGGACTCGACTTTTTCATCGAAAATCCCCGGCGTGAGCGGCAGCTGGAACTGCTCGAGATTCAACTGGACATCGCGGCCCGGGCGCAGCTGCCGGTCATCCTGCACGTGCGCAAGGCCCATGATCAGATACTGGCGGCCCTGCGTAAACACCCGGTGTGCGGTGGCATTGCTCACGCCTTCAATGGCAGCCTGCAACAGGCCGCACAGTACATAGACCTCGGATTCAAGCTTGGCTTCGGTGGCATGCTCACCTATGAACGTTCCACGCGCCTGCGTAACCTCGCCCGGGAGCTTCCGCTGGAGGCACTGGTACTGGAGACCGACGCGCCAGACCTGACCGTGGCCAGCCACCATGGGGAAAGAAACAGCCCCGAGTATCTACCGGAATGTCTTCATGCCCTGGCTGCGGTACGCGACGATGATCCGGAGGCCATTGCCCGGGCAACCACCGCCAATGCGATGGAGGTGCTGCGCCTCGGAGCGGCAGCATGAGCACCACGGAATACCGGGAACGTTTCGCCGGGATCGAAAGACTCTTTGGCCCGCAGGAGTTTGGCAGATTCGCCGACTACCACATCTGCATCGTCGGCCTCGGCGGCGTCGGATCCTGGGCGGTGGAGGCACTGGCCCGCACGGGAATCGGCCAGCTCACTCTCATTGACTTCGACGAGATATCGGAAGGAAACATCAATCGTCAGCTGCACGCGCTCAGCAGCACCATCGGTCACAAGAAGCATGCGGTCATGCAGGAGCGGGTCCGCCAGATCAATCCGGATTGCGTCGTACACGCCGTCGACGATTTCATTACCCAGGACAATGTAGGGGTGCACCTGTCACCGGACCACGGTTTCGATTGCGTGATCGATGCCATCGACTCGATCACCCACAAGGCCGCAATGATCTACTACTGCAAACGCAACAAGATTCCGGTGATCGCCACCGGCGGGGCCGGTGGGCTGACCGACCCGACGCAGAGTCGTGTGACTGATCTCAGTCGCACCTACAATGATGCGCTGGCCGCACGGGTGCGCCAGCGCCTACGGGTCGATTACGGTTTCACGCGCAACCCGAAACGCTATTTCGGCGTTGAGTGCGTGTTCTCCAGTCAACACAAGCTGTACCCCAAGGCGGACGGGTCCGTGTGCACCGCCAAGCCGGGAATCCATGGCATCGACCTGGATTGCCGGTACGGCTACGGCTCCGCCAGCTTTGTCACCGCAAACTTCGGTTTCCTCGCAGCTTCCCGCGCGATCCATAAGGCGAGCAGGCACCACACACCTCCGTCATAGCGTGGACTCATTCGGAATCTGAACCCGTCCGTCGGTCGGTTCCGCTGTCACCCACCCAATCGCGGTACTATAAGAAACAAGAAGAAGAATGGCGCACGCACGCGCCGGGAGGTACCGCAGTATGTCTACCCTGATCGCCCCGGACCAGACCTGGGCCCTGTGGACGGCCCTGCTCGCCGCTGCGGCGGTCGGTTCACTCGCGGAAGGAACGCGCTGGGGCTCGCGCGTTTCCGGCGCCGTGATTACCATGGTCGCCGCCTTCCTCCTGTCCAACCTCTCCATCATCCCGCCCCAGAGCGCGGTGTATGACACGGTCTGGAACTATCTGGTTCCCCTGGCGATCCCGCTCTTGCTGTTGCAGGTCAATCTGGGACGCATCATACGCGAGGCGGGGGCGACCCTGATCGCGTTCATTATCGGGACGGTAGGCACCATCGCCGGAACCCTGCTGGCGTTCTATATCGTTCCCCTGGGTGAGTCGGCATGGAAAGTGGCTGCGGTCTTCAGCGCCACCTACATCGGTGGTTCCCTGAACTATGTCAGCGCGGCGCGTGCCGTAGGACTGCCACCGGGCGATCTGCTGTCCGCCGGCGTGGCTGCGGACAGTCTGATGTCCACGATCTTCTTCCTGATCCTGTTCACCCTGCCCTCAATCCGCAGCCTGCGCTCCACCTTCGAACCGCCAGTGCGCGAATCCAGGTGGGGGCGCACAGCGCACGTGGTGCTCAGCGAGGTGGAGAAAGGCAAGCGCATCCATATTCCGGCACTGTTGTCGGCCCTGTTCCTGTCGGCAGGCCTGTGCGCCGTCAGTTTTGTCGCCGAGAAACAACTGGGATGGGACGGCACCGCGATTCCCATCCTCACCGCCCTGACCCTGGTGGTCGCAACCGTCGCGAAGAACCTCACCTCGCGCCTTTCGGGCGCCCACGAACTCGGTGCGATGCTGATGCAAATCTTCTTCGCCGCCATCGGCGCCAGTGCCCACATCGCCACGGTCCTGCGCGTGGGCCCGATCCTGTTCGTGTTCGCCGGGGTACTGCTGACGGTGCACCTGCTGGTCATCATGGTGGGAGGCAAGCTGGTGCGACTGAGCCTGCCGGAGATCCTGATTGCGTCAAATGCAAACGTCGGTGGGCCGACCACCGCCGCTGCCATGGCCGTGGCGCGGCGCTGGGACTATCTGGTGGTGCCGGCAATCCTGTGCGGCACCTTCGGCTACGCCATCTCATCTGAGGCCGAGTTGCCCATGACGACCACCGCCGTCATCACGGCATCGGTGTCATGAAGGTACATCCCACCCCCGTCATGAAGATCAGCAGGATGATGGCAGCGAACAGGACGCCAGACGCGGTATAGCGGCTGAGGTCCAGTCCGCCGCTGTGGTAGGGCTTGTCGAGGAAATCGCCCACCACCGCCCCCAGGGGACGAGTCAGAATGAAGGCCGCCCAGAAAAGAGTCGTCCGCGACACCCGGGACCAGTAGTACGCACCGGCGACCAGTGCCAACAGGGATCCGAATACAATCGCGCCGCCGACATAGCCGATCCCCCAGCTATCGGCGGTCCAGTCCCCGAGAGCGGTGCCCAGGGTCTGGGAAAACATGATCGTCACCCAGTAGAACATTTCCGAACGCGGCGAACTGACCGTGTCTATCGCCACGGAACCCATGGTTCGATACCACACGAACAGGGACAGCAGGAGCAGGGTCAACAGCAGTGAGGTTCCGCCGAGATAGCCGATCCCCAGCGAACGGTCGGCGAAGTCCGCCAGGGTCGTGCCCACGGTCGTGGTGGCGATGATGGTCGCCCAGTACAGGAAGGGGCGAAACCCCCTGGCGGAAATCTGGCCGTAGACCGCGATCAGGAAGACCGCCGCGAAAATTCCGGTGCTCAGGAGATAACCCAGATGCAGGGACATGGACAGGGTGTCGCCCCCGGTCTCGCCCAGGGTCGTGGCGGCGATTTTGATGATCCAGAAACCCAGCGTGACCTGCGGGACCTTGACCAGA includes:
- a CDS encoding DUF3775 domain-containing protein produces the protein MMDLNPETICYIIDKAHEFHVKEGVSIPEPPSSPTEDWAIQVLADHEDDLTYQELVSVINDLEPDQQVQLVALMWVGRGDFEVGDWDNAVEAAGDAWTRRTAQYVIATPMVADYLAEGLDLMGMSCEER
- the tcdA gene encoding tRNA cyclic N6-threonylcarbamoyladenosine(37) synthase TcdA → MSTTEYRERFAGIERLFGPQEFGRFADYHICIVGLGGVGSWAVEALARTGIGQLTLIDFDEISEGNINRQLHALSSTIGHKKHAVMQERVRQINPDCVVHAVDDFITQDNVGVHLSPDHGFDCVIDAIDSITHKAAMIYYCKRNKIPVIATGGAGGLTDPTQSRVTDLSRTYNDALAARVRQRLRVDYGFTRNPKRYFGVECVFSSQHKLYPKADGSVCTAKPGIHGIDLDCRYGYGSASFVTANFGFLAASRAIHKASRHHTPPS
- a CDS encoding Crp/Fnr family transcriptional regulator translates to MLEQIGKVPLFATLSDEELGRLADMATRKTLGKNSVVVREGDNTDSLYIVLSGKVKIYLNDKQGREVVLGMADAGEYFGEMVLDGGPRSASVMTLEPSEFAVLRKADLESYLRNNPEVALAIIRELIGRVRSLTENVRSLALLDVYGRFRKLLLDLAVEVNGHKTIKEPLTQQEIANRIGASREMISRILRELNIGGYISIERKRITLLRDLPTGW
- a CDS encoding SEL1-like repeat protein, with product MKIRTLILTIFLAVASGTAMAGNKLDDGVTAMLRGDNATALKVFRPLATGGNAEAQYYMGYMYQSGIGVPVDKTKALQWYNRAAAQGHTGASVQAQVLAHSHSAAR
- a CDS encoding TatD family hydrolase yields the protein MDLIDTHCHIDVEEFDPDRDSVLAAARAAGVNRMVVPAVEQSTWDGLLDLCQREPGLYPTLGLHPVYLDHHTARDLETLREKVRTTPIVAVGEIGLDFFIENPRRERQLELLEIQLDIAARAQLPVILHVRKAHDQILAALRKHPVCGGIAHAFNGSLQQAAQYIDLGFKLGFGGMLTYERSTRLRNLARELPLEALVLETDAPDLTVASHHGERNSPEYLPECLHALAAVRDDDPEAIARATTANAMEVLRLGAAA
- a CDS encoding DUF819 family protein, which translates into the protein MSTLIAPDQTWALWTALLAAAAVGSLAEGTRWGSRVSGAVITMVAAFLLSNLSIIPPQSAVYDTVWNYLVPLAIPLLLLQVNLGRIIREAGATLIAFIIGTVGTIAGTLLAFYIVPLGESAWKVAAVFSATYIGGSLNYVSAARAVGLPPGDLLSAGVAADSLMSTIFFLILFTLPSIRSLRSTFEPPVRESRWGRTAHVVLSEVEKGKRIHIPALLSALFLSAGLCAVSFVAEKQLGWDGTAIPILTALTLVVATVAKNLTSRLSGAHELGAMLMQIFFAAIGASAHIATVLRVGPILFVFAGVLLTVHLLVIMVGGKLVRLSLPEILIASNANVGGPTTAAAMAVARRWDYLVVPAILCGTFGYAISSEAELPMTTTAVITASVS